The Rhodococcus antarcticus DNA segment GCAGGACGGTCGGGGCGGCGGGATCGCCCAGGGACTCGAAAGCCAGGTCGACCCCACCCACCCGAGCGCGCTGCACGTCCACGAGCGGGCTTCGGCGAGCCGGCCCGGATCGGTTCACCCCGACGATCACCGGCGCGATCTGGCACGGTCAGGTCCGTACGTGCCGATCCGTCCCCTCGCGCAAGGAGCCACCGTGCCCATCGCCGGCATCACCGACTACCACCACGTCCGCATCACCGTCACCGACTTCGCGGTGTCCAAGGCGTTCTACGACGAGGTCTTCGGCTTCGACGTCGCCGTCGCGGTGCCCGAGGACGCCGACCAGGCCACCAAGGACGCCCTGTGGTGGGTCTTCGGCGGCTGCGTCTACTCCTTCCCCGGTGGCCTGCTGGGGCTGCGGCCGATGGCGGCCGCCGGAGACACCTTCGACTCCGACCGGGTGGGCCTGGACCACCTGAGCTTCGCGGTGGCTGACAGGGCGGCGCTCGATGCTGCGGCCGGCACCCTGGACGGGCTCGGCGTGGCCCACGACGGCGTCAAGGAGCTCACCGACGCCGGCATCGCGATCCTGGAGTTCCGCGATCCAGACGGCGTGGCGCTGGAGCTCACGGCCGCGCTGTGACCCTCGAGCACCACCGGGTCCCCACGGCCGGCGCCACCATCTCCGCGGTGAGCGCCGGCTCGGGTCCACCGGTCCTCCTGCTGCACGGCTACCCGCAGAGCCGCGCCATGTGGGACGGCGTGCTGGGCGAGCTCGCCGCGGAGCACACGGTGGTCGCCGCCGACCTGCGCGGCTACGGCGACTCCACGCGGCCGGCCACCGCCCCCGGCACCGACCACGCCGAGCACTCCTTCCGGGCCATGGCCGCCGACCAGGTGCAGGTGATGGCCGCGCTGGGCCACGAGCGGTTCACCGTGATCGGGCACGACCGCGGCGCCCGCACGGCCCACCGGATGGCGCTGGACCACCCCGACGTCGTGCAGCGGCTCGCGGTGCTGGACGTGCTGCCCACCCGGCACGTGCTGGCCACCGTCGACCGCACCGTGGCCCAGGCGTACTACCACTGGTTCTTCCTCACCCAGCCGGAGCCGCTGCCCGAGACGCTCATCGGTGCGGACCCGCTGGCCTTCCTGCGGCTGACCCTCGGTGGGGCGCTGGCCGGGGGTTCGGGGGTGTTCAGCCCCGAGGCGATGGCCGAGTACGAGCGGTGCTTCCAGCTGCCGGGGGCGGTGCACTCGGTGTGTGAGGACTACCGGGCCGCGGCCAGCATCGACCAGGTGCACGACGAGGCCGACGCAGGGCGGTTGCTCGGCCAGCCGCTGCTGGCGCTGTGGGGCACCCGGGGACTGGTCGGTCGCTCCGACGTGCTCGACGTGTGGCGCGGCTACGCCGCGGACGTGACCGGGGCGAGCGTGGACGCCGGTCACTTCCTGGTCGAGGAGCGGCCGGTCGAGACCCTGGCCCTGCTGCAGGAGTGGCTGGGCTCGACCTCCTGACCCCGTGCGGCGCGCCACCCTCGCACCGGGGCCTGCCCAGCACGCAGGTCGCCCGCGGTCAGGGTGGGGGCGGGCGTCCTAGCTCGGGTCAGGGGCCGTCGGGCTCGGGGGCCCCGGGCTCGGGGGTGTCGATGTCGGGGGTGTCGATGTCGGGGGTGTCGATGTCGGGGGTGTCGATGTCGGGGGTGTCGATGTCGACGCCCGTGGCGAGGTCCCCGCACTCCACCGCCAGCACGTCCGTCCTCCCGCGCAGGAAGTCCCGCGCCCCGTGGTCGCCCGTGGCCGCCGCCAGCACGCCCGCCCAGTGCTCGCGCCCGAGCAGCACCGGGTGCCCGCCCCGCCCGCCGAACACCGCCCGCGCGAGCGGTGCGCCGGTGCCCAGCACCCGCGCCACCACGTCGGCGCCCACGTCCGGGGTGTCCACCAGGTGCAGCACGGCCCGGTCGGCGTCGCCCGCCCGGGCCGCCCGCAGACCCGCCCGCAGCGACGCGCTCATCCCGTCGGCCCAGTCGTGGGCCACCACCACGCGCACGCCCGCGGGCACCAGCGGGCGCACGCGCTCCGCCCGGGCCCCGAGCACCACCAGCACCTCGGCGCACCCACCGTCGGCCAGGGCGGTCACGGCCGTGGCCACCCATCCCGGGACGAGCGCCTTGGGGTGGCCGTAGCGCGTGCCCGCCCCGGCGGCCAGCAGCACCCCGATCGCGTCCACGCCGACGATCCTGCACGACGAACGGGGCGGCCGTCCGGATGGACGACCGCCCCGCTGCCGAGCGCAGGTGCTAGCTCACTTCAGTGCGGGCGGCGTGTAGCCGCCAGCGGTCGGACCCTCGTAGAGGCCGTCGCTGACCTGCTTGAGCCCACCGGGCACGGTGGCGTCGGGCCGGAAGATGTACGCCTTGGTGCTGGGTGCGGCGCCGGGCTTGGAGTAGTCCAGCGGGGCGACCACTCCGGTCTCGACGTTGCTCAGCGAACGGAAGGCCGTGTTCATGCCGTCCCGGGTGAGGTCCTTGTTGTCGCAGGCCTTCTTGAGCACCGTCGTGAAGGCGGTCGCCGCGCCGTAGCCCCAGGTGAGGCCCCCGTCGAGCTGGGAGTCGGGGTACTTCGCCTTGTAGTCGGCCACGAACTTCGCGGTGCCGGGGTCGGTGCCGTTGGGCTGCTGCCAGGAGGCCACGCCGTAGAACAGCTTCTCCAGGGCGGGAGCGGCCGCCGTCTTCAGCAGGCCCGGCGAGAAGTTCGGGTTGTTCGCGATGATCGGGACGTTGAGGCCGATGCCTGCGTCCACGGCCGCCACCGACGCCGCGGAGGTGGGCGACACGGTGAGCGCGATCGCGGTGACGCCCTGGTTCTTCAGGTCCGTCACCTGGGCGGTGAGGTCGGTGTCGGTCGGCTTGACCTTCTTCTCGACGATCGTCAGCCCGTTCTTCTCGGCCGCGTACGTGCTGCCCAGCAGACCGTTCGCCCCGTACTCACCCTCGAAGTAGATGTGGCCGATCTTGTCGCCCTTCTTGATCACCTTCTTCTCGAGCAGGTAGTCGATGCCGTTGATCATCTCGTAGTCGTAGGTGGAACCCACGATCATGATCTGCTTGTTGGACAGGAGCGTCGCCGCCCAGGCGGACGGGATGGCGATCGGCTTGTCCGAGGTGTACTGGTCGAGCAGCGCCGCGTTGATGGGCGAGCCCAGCACCTGGGGGAAACCGAGCACCTGGTCCTTCATCTGCTGGTAGAGCGTCACGGCGTTCTGCACGTTGTACCCGTGGTCCTTGGTGACCACCTCGATCTTGCGGTTGCAAACACCGCCCGCGGTGTTGAGCTGGTCGAAGTACAGCTGCTCGGCCTGGGTGATGCTCTTGCCGAGGGCCGCGAACACTCCCGAGAGATCGGTGAGCTGACCGACGGTGATCGTGTCCGCGGTGACACCGGTGCCGGTCTTCACCTCTCCCGAGGCGCCCCCGCCACCGCCGGAGGAGGAATCAGCGGCCTTGGTGCTGCATGCGGTAGCCGTCAACGCGATCGCCAACACGGCGACGGCCGCGCGGCCTCGTGCTCTGAACATGTGTTCCTCCACTGTGCGGGGCCCGTGCCGGATGGCCCGGGGCAGGATCGATGGGGCTCAGGGGGTTGGTCAGGGGTTGATCAGGGACTGCTGGCCGGAACGTCGGGCGCAGCGGAGGCCGGGGCCGGGGCGGCGGGCGGAGGTGCGGGACGCCCGCGTCGGCCCACGGCCTCCGCGATGCGCCGGCCGATGGCGGCCAACCCACCCGCCTCGAAGATCAGGAAGCCGACGATGGCGATGCCGTAGACGTAGCGGGCGAAGCTGCCTGCGTCCACACCGCCGGACCCGGGTGCGGCCAGGAACGGCACGCTCGACCCGTACTGGCTCAGGACCTGCGGGAGCGCCACGACCAGCACCGCCCCGAGGGCCGCACCGCCGACGGTTCCCAGGCCCCCGATGATGATCATGGCCAGGAACTGGATCGACAGGTCGACACCGAACGTGTCGGGCACGATGCGCGAGAACGTCAGTCCGAACAGGACACCGGCCAGCCCGGCGTACATCGAGGACAGGACGAACGCGGAGGCCTTGTAGCGCCGGACGTCGACCCCCATGACCGCGGCGGCGATCTCGTTGTCGCGAACCATCTGCATGGCCCAGCCCGGACGCCCGCGAAGAAGGTTCTTGGCGAAGACGTAGGACAGCACGACCAGGACGAGGCCGAGGTACCACAGCCGCTCGAACCGGCCGAACGGCACGTTCAGGATGTAGAGCTGGGGCTCGGTCGCGTCGAACACGAAGCCGAACAGGTTGAAGGTCGGAACGCTGCGTCCGTTGAACCCGCCCGTGAAGCTCTCGGCGTTGAACAGCACGTGCTGGCCGACGAAGACCAGCGCGAGCGACGCGATGCCGAGGTAGATGCCGCGCAGGCGGCTCGAGACGGGGCTGAACAACAACCCGAGCGCGCCGGTCAGGAGGACGGCGAGGACGGCGGCGACCACGGTCGGCAGCGCGAGCCCCGACGCTCCGCTGCCCCCCGCGATCTTCGGGGCCGTACCGGCGAAGAAGGCGTAGCCGTACGCGCCGACCGCGAGGAAGAAGGCGTGCGCCAGGGACAGCTGACCGGTGTTGCCGGTGAGCAGGTTCAGCCCGATGGCGCCGATGATCGCCGACATGCAGAACAGGCCGGTCTGCAGCAGCGAGCTGGTCAGGTACAGGGGCAGCACCGCCACCACGAGCACCACGAGCACCCGCAGCAGGGTGGGCACCGTCGGCCGGCGACGGCGCGCGGGCGAGGACGCCCTGCTCCCTCCTGAGCCGGCGCGAGCGTCCGCCGCGACCTCGACGTCGCTAGACACGGGCGATGTCCTTGGTCCCGAAGAGCCCGGACGGGCGCCAGAGCAGCACTGCGATCATCACGATGTACGGCATGACGGAGCCGAACCCACCGCCGAGGAAGGGCAGCTTGTCCTCGTAGCCCGAGGTCATCGTCTCCGCGAGACCCACCACGATGCCGCCGACCAGAGCACCCGTGGTGGAGTCGAGCCCGCCGAGGATGGCGGCCGGGAAGGCCCGGAACGCGATCAACCCGGTGGTGTTGGTGAGTCCGGGGGTGGGGAACGACACGAGGAAGACCGCGGCCACGGCGGCGAGGACGCCGGCGATCACCCAGGACATCGTCGAGACCCGGCCGAGCCGGATGCCCATCAGGGCGGCTGCCTCGCTGTCCTCGGCGGCCGCCCGGGTGGCGACCCCCCAGCTGGTGTACTTCGACGCTGCGAAGAACGCGGCCAGCAGCACGATCGCGACGACGATGGCCGCGACACGGGACTGCGGAACGGTGAACCCCGCGATCTTGTAGAGGTTGCTTCCCCACGGCGCGTCCGTGCTGAGCACCTGGGACCCGATCCGCCGGGTGAGCTCGGTCAACAGGATGATGTCGACGCCGATGGTGAGGATGGCCAGCGAGTTGGCGTCACGTCCACGGAGCTTCCGGACGAGGACCACCTCGATGATCAGGGCCGCCACGGCCGCAGCACCGATGCCGAAGACCAGGGCCAGCGCGAAGCCGAACCGCTGGCTGTTCACGGCGACGACGTACCCGCCCAGCAGCAGGAGCGAGCCGTGGGCGAAGTTCACCACCTCGGTCGCCCGGTAGATCACGACGAAACCGAGCGCGATGAGGGCGTAGATGAAGCCGAGCGAGACTCCCTGGATCAACAGCTCGACGAACTTGGTCATGAAGTGGCCTCCGTGGTGTCGCGGTGGTCTAGCGTGTCCGGGTTGTCCGCGTTGTCGTCACTGGTGCCGAGGTAGGCCCGGATCACCTCCGGGTCGTTCTGCACCTCCGCAGGGGATCCGTCGGCGATGAGCCGGCCGAAGTCCAGCACCGTGACACGGTCGGAGATCGTCATGACGAGACCCATGTCGTGCTCCACCAGCAGCACCGAGATGCCCAGGGTGTCCCGCACGCTGGCGATGGCCGTGGCCATCTGGGCCGACTCGTCAGCGTTCATCCCGGCCACCGGCTCGTCCAGCAGCAGGATGTTCGGCTCCATCGCCAGCGCCCGACCCATCTCCACCCGCTTCTGGTCGCCGTAGGACAGCAGCCCGGCGGGTTGGCGCAGCACCTCGTGCAGCCCCAGGAAGTCCGCGATCTCCTCGATCCGCGTGGCGTGGCGGGCCCGCTCCTTCGTCGCGGTGCGGAAAGCGGTGCCGGTGGACAGGAAGCCCGCCCTGGTGAGGTGGTGACGGCCCAGCATGAGGTTCTCGTGCACCGTCTGCGTCTTGGATAGCGCGATGTTCTGGAACGCACGTCCCACACCGAGGTTCGCGATCCGGTGCGGCCGCAACCCCGTGATGGTGCGCTCCCCGAGAGCGACGCTGCCCTCGGTGGCTGAGTAGACCCCGGAGATGACGTTGAAGCAGGTCGACTTCCCGGCCCCGTTCGGGCCGATCACGGCGTGGACGGAGCCGGGCTCGACGGTGAAGGAGACGTTGTTCAGCGCCGTCACCCCGGCGAACCGCACGGTGAGGCCCTGCACGCGCAGCGCCGGGACGGCCCGCTCGGTCGCGGCGGCAGTGTCGTTCACGAGACCCACCGGCTCAGCCCACGCGGCGCGGAGCCGGGTACGGGAGACCCCGGTCGGCCATCCATCCCGGTGGCATCGGGCGAGGACTCCCCGAGGTAGAGGTGCCGAACAGCGTCGGTCCCCGCCAGCTCGTCGGCCGAACCCGACAGCGAGACCCGGCCGAGGTCGAGCACGTAGGCCAGGTCGGCCACGTCGAGAGCCATCGTGGCGTTCTGCTCCACCAGGAGCACCGAGACGCCACGGGAGTTGATGTCGCTGATCACCCGGCCGATCTGACCGATGATGCGGGGCGCAAGACCGAGGGACGGCTCGTCCATCAGCAGGACCTCGGGCTCGGCCATCAGCGCACGCCCGATGGCGAGCATCTGCTGCTCGCCCCCGGACAGCAGCCCGGCCCGCCCCGACCGCCGGTCGGCGAGCACCGGGAACATCTCGAACACCTCGTCCTGCAGGCGCCCCCGGGACGAGCGCGAGGCGTTGCCCACCGATCCTGCGCGCAGGTTCTCCTCGACGGTCATCCGGCCGAAGATGCGGCGGCCCTCGGGGACCTGCACGACACCGGACGTCACGATGGCGGCGGCGTCCCGCTTGAGCAGCGACCCGCCGTCGAGCTCCACGGTGCCGCTCGTCACCGCCCCGCGGTGCATCCGGAGGGTGCCCGAGATGGTCCTCAACAACGTCGACTTCCCCGCGCCGTTGCTGCCGAGCAGAGCGGCCACCTTGCCCTTGGGCAGGCTGAGGGTGACGCCCTGCAGCGCTCGCACCGCACCCCCGTAGGTGACGTGCAGGTCCTTGACCTCGAGCATGGAACTCCCTGGCGTCGCGTCGACAACGTTGTCGTCGCAATTTCTAGTGCATGAGGACGCGTTTGGGTGGTTCTCGTGGTCTTCGAGACCCAACTGTGGCCTAACGACACCGCACAGCGTCACCTGCGCGCAGACACGGCCGACCCTCGCCACTGACCGGCTGCGACGTGTCCTTTCCGGATGTGTCTCGGAGCGCTGTGCTGCGCAGCACCCGAGCGGCTGGTCCTCGCCGCGACCCGGGAGCGGGAGGGTGCGCACCACGAGGACGGCAACCGGTACGCGAGCCTCGCGACCTTCTACGACGAGTACGCGAAGGACCCGTCCGACCGCGCCCTGCCCACCACCGAGGGCCCCACCGAGGACCCGACCGCGCCGTTGCGGGCCTGGAACGGCGACCCACCCCTGCTGAGCGCTCAGCCGAGCTCTCCGCGCAGCAGCGAGAAGAGCACCAGGTCACGCCAGGTGCCGCCGCGCAGCTGGGCCCCGCGCAGCACGCCCTCGCGCCGGAACCCCACCTTCGCCAGGGCGCGCTGCTCGACCGCGTTGTCCACGTCCGTGCTGGCCTCCACGCGGTGCACGTCGGTGGTCGCGAACAGGTGTTCCACGAGCAGCCGCTGCGCCGTGGTGCCTAGACCGCGGCCCCGGTGCTCCTCGAGCAGCGTGATCCCGATGTTCAGGGCCACGCACGGGAACGACGGTCCGTGCGGCACCGGGTGCCAGCTCACCCGGCCGACGAGCACCCCGTCCTCGCGAACCGAGAGCCCCTGAGCACCTGCGGCCCCGGGCAGCGGCCGGGGGTCGGGGTCCACGTCGAACGGGTCCGGGGTGGCGCTGAGCTGGACGTCGTCCCCGGGCTGCGCGAGGCCCAGCACCAGGTGTGCAGGATTCCTCGCCTCCTGGGTCCAGGAATCACGCACAGGGGCCTCGTTCCTCAGAGGCCCAGGGACCGGGCGACGAGCATGAGCTGCACCTCGGTGGTGCCCTCGCCGATCTCCAGGATCTTGGAGTCCCGGTAGTGCCGGGCCACGACGTACTCGTTCATGAACCCGTACCCGCCGTGCACCTGGCAGGCGTCGCGGGCGTTGTCCATGGCCGCCTCACCGGCGACGATCTTGGCGATGGAGGCCTCGGTCTTGAAGGGCAGGCCCGCGATCATCCGCGCCGCGGCGTCGTAGTACGCGGTGCGGGCGGTGTGCGCCCGGGCCTGCATCCGCGCGATGGTGAACGCGATCGACTGGTTGGTCCCGATGGGCCGGCCGAACGCCTCGCGCTCCTTGGCGTACTTGACGCTCTCGTCCACGCAACCCTGGGCCACCCCGGTGCCGACCGCGGCGATGGCGATGCGGCCCTCGTCGAGGATGCGCAGGAACCCGGCGTAGCCGCGGCCGCGCTCGCCGAGCAGGTTCTCCTCCGGAACGCGGACGTCGTCCAGGGTCAGCGGGTGGGTGTCGGAGGCGTTCCAGCCGACCTTGTCGTAGGCCTTCTCCGCGGTGAACCCGGACGTGGGTACCGGCACGAGGAAGCTGCTGATCTCCGGGCGGTCCCCGGCGGTGCGGCCGGTGACGGCGGTGACGGTGACCAGGCGGGTGATGTCGGTACCGGAGTTGGTGATGAACTGCTTGCGCCCGTTGATGACCCACTCACCGCTGTCCAGCACGGCGGTGGTGCGGGTGCCCCCGGCGTCGCTGCCGGCCTGCGGCTCGGTGAGCCCGAACGCGCCGAGGGACTGCCCGGTGACCAGCTGCGGCAGCCACTCGTCCTTCTGCGCCTGGGTGCCGAACCGGTGGACGGGCATCGCGCCGAGGCTGACCCCGGCCTCCAGCGTCATGGCCACGGACTGGTCGACCTTGGCCAGCTCCTCCAGGGCCAGGCACAGCGTGAAGTAGTCGCCCCCCATGCCGCCGACCTCCTCGGGGAACGGCAGCCCGAACAGCCCCATCTCCCCCATCTGCTTCACCACCTCGTAGGGGAACGTGTGGTCGTGGTCGTGCTGGTAGGAGACCGGGGCGACGACCTCCCGGGTGAACTCGCGGACCGTCGCGACGAGCTGGGTCTGCTCGTCGGTGAGCTGGGTGTCGAGCATCAGGACTCCTGCGGGGTGGGGACGGCGGGGGACAGGGCTGGTGGCGCGAGGGCGTTGACGACGCGCGACGGGCTGGGGCGGCCGAGCTGGGTGGCCATCCACGCGCTGGTGGCGACCATGGCGTCGAGGTCGACGCCGGTGGAGATGCCGAGGTGGTGCAGCTGCCACAGCAGGTCCTCGGTGGCGAGGTTGCCGGTGGCCGACTCCGCGTAGGGACAGCCCCCGAGACCGCCGGCGGCGGAGTCGACGCAGCTCACGCCGTGCTGCAGCGCGACGAGGGTGTTGGCCAGGGCCTGCCCGTAGGTGTCGTGGAAGTGCACCGCGACGGCGTCGACCGGGACCACCAGCGCGTCGAGCACGGCGACGACGGAACCCGGGGTGGCCACGCCGATGGTGTCGCCGAGGCTGATCTCGCTCGCCCCCGCGTCGTGCAGGGCGGTGGCGACGCGCGCGACGACGGCCGGGTCGACCGCCCCCTCCCACGGGTCGCCGAAGCACATGGAGACGTAGCCGCGCACGGCCAGGCCCTCCGCGCGGGCGGCGGTGGCGACCTCGGTGAGCGCGGCCAGGCTCTCGTCGAGGCTGCGGTTGAGGTTGCGGCGGGCGAACGTCTCGGTGGCGCTGGCGAACACGGCCACCTCGCGCACCCCGGCGGCCAGGGCCCGGTCGAGCCCGCGCCGGTTGGGCACCAGCACGGGCATCCGCACGCCGTCGGGCGCCGGCCCCAGCGCGTCCAGCAGCTCGGCGGCGTCGGCGAGCTGGGGCACCCACTCCGGGCGCACGAAGCTCGTGGTCTCCACCGCGGTGTGCCCGGCGGCGACGAGGCGCTGCACGAGCTCGACCTTGACCGCGGTGGGCACCAGGGTCTTCTCGTTCTGCAGCCCGTCGCGGGCACCCACCTCGTACACGCGGACGCGGTCGGGCAGCCCGGTCGTCGGGGTGATCCCGTACTCAGGCACTCGGCTCGCCCCCCGTCGCAGCCTCGACGGTCGCGAGCAGCGCGTCGACCTTGACCTGCTGCCCGGCGCGGACGTCCAGGCTGGACACCACCCCGGCGTGCGGGGCCTTGATGCCGTGCTCCATCTTCATGGCCTCGACCACGAGCAGCGGCTGGCCCGCGGCCACGGTGTCGCCCAGGGCCACGTGCACGGCGATCACGGTGCCGGGCATGGGGCTGCGCAGCTCCGCACCGCCGGCGGCCGCGGACCGGGAGCGGTCGGCGGAGAGCTCGGTGACGGCCCACCCCGCCCCGTCGCGGCCGAGCCAGGTGGTGTCACCGTCCACGACGACCAGCCAGCGCTGGGTGCGCCCGTCCAGGGTCAGCAGCAGCTCACCCGGACCGGCCCCGGTGATCGAGCCGGCGCGCCACTCCCTCCCACCGACCCGCACCTGACCGCCACGGATCTCGACGTCCCCGAGGTTGGTCGACCACCGCAGCGGCGCGTGCTCGCCGGCGCGCCACCCGCTCGGCGCGGACCACACGTCGTCCGCGCCACGGTGCACCTGGTGCATCCGTGCGTGCAGGGCGGCGGCGGCGAGCACGTCGTCGGTCGGCTCCGCGGCGGTGAGCGAGGCCAGCTCGCGCTCGATGAGCCCGGTGTCCAGCCGCCCGGCGCGCACGTCGTCGTTGCTGATTAGGCGGCGCAGGAACGCGACGTTGGTGCCCACCCCGAGCACGGCGGTGCCCGCGAGGGCCCGGTCCAGCCGCGCGAGCGCGGTGGCCCGGTCCGGACCGTGGGCGATGACCTTGGCCAGCATGGGGTCGTAGGCGGAGCCGGTGTCCGTGCCCTCGACCAGCCCGGAGTCCACCCGCACGCCCGCACCGGAGGGCTCGCGGACCAGCAGCGCGGTGCCGCCGGTGGGTAGGAAGTCCCGCGCCGGGTCCTCCGCGTACACCCTGGCCTCGACGGCGTGCCCGGTCAGGACCACGTCGGACTGGGTGAACGTGAGCTCGCCGCCCGCGGCCACCCGCACCTGCTCGGCCACCAGGTCCACCCCGGTGACGAGCTCGGTCACCGGGTGCTCCACCTGCAGCCGGGTGTTCATCTCCATGAAGAAGAACTCCTCCGGGGCGGCCGCGGCCACGATGAACTCCACCGTGCCGGCGCCGGAGTACCCGCAGGCCCGGGCGGTCTCGCACGCCGCGGCCCCGATCCGGGCGCGGGTGGCCTCGTCCAGCAGCGGCGACGGCGCCTCCTCGACGACCTTCTGGTGCCGGCGCTGCAGGGAGCACTCGCGCTCCCCGAGGTGCACCACGTGGCCGTGGCC contains these protein-coding regions:
- a CDS encoding branched-chain amino acid ABC transporter permease, with amino-acid sequence MTKFVELLIQGVSLGFIYALIALGFVVIYRATEVVNFAHGSLLLLGGYVVAVNSQRFGFALALVFGIGAAAVAALIIEVVLVRKLRGRDANSLAILTIGVDIILLTELTRRIGSQVLSTDAPWGSNLYKIAGFTVPQSRVAAIVVAIVLLAAFFAASKYTSWGVATRAAAEDSEAAALMGIRLGRVSTMSWVIAGVLAAVAAVFLVSFPTPGLTNTTGLIAFRAFPAAILGGLDSTTGALVGGIVVGLAETMTSGYEDKLPFLGGGFGSVMPYIVMIAVLLWRPSGLFGTKDIARV
- a CDS encoding alpha/beta fold hydrolase, with product MTLEHHRVPTAGATISAVSAGSGPPVLLLHGYPQSRAMWDGVLGELAAEHTVVAADLRGYGDSTRPATAPGTDHAEHSFRAMAADQVQVMAALGHERFTVIGHDRGARTAHRMALDHPDVVQRLAVLDVLPTRHVLATVDRTVAQAYYHWFFLTQPEPLPETLIGADPLAFLRLTLGGALAGGSGVFSPEAMAEYERCFQLPGAVHSVCEDYRAAASIDQVHDEADAGRLLGQPLLALWGTRGLVGRSDVLDVWRGYAADVTGASVDAGHFLVEERPVETLALLQEWLGSTS
- a CDS encoding ABC transporter ATP-binding protein, with translation MNDTAAATERAVPALRVQGLTVRFAGVTALNNVSFTVEPGSVHAVIGPNGAGKSTCFNVISGVYSATEGSVALGERTITGLRPHRIANLGVGRAFQNIALSKTQTVHENLMLGRHHLTRAGFLSTGTAFRTATKERARHATRIEEIADFLGLHEVLRQPAGLLSYGDQKRVEMGRALAMEPNILLLDEPVAGMNADESAQMATAIASVRDTLGISVLLVEHDMGLVMTISDRVTVLDFGRLIADGSPAEVQNDPEVIRAYLGTSDDNADNPDTLDHRDTTEATS
- a CDS encoding acyl-CoA dehydrogenase family protein, which gives rise to MLDTQLTDEQTQLVATVREFTREVVAPVSYQHDHDHTFPYEVVKQMGEMGLFGLPFPEEVGGMGGDYFTLCLALEELAKVDQSVAMTLEAGVSLGAMPVHRFGTQAQKDEWLPQLVTGQSLGAFGLTEPQAGSDAGGTRTTAVLDSGEWVINGRKQFITNSGTDITRLVTVTAVTGRTAGDRPEISSFLVPVPTSGFTAEKAYDKVGWNASDTHPLTLDDVRVPEENLLGERGRGYAGFLRILDEGRIAIAAVGTGVAQGCVDESVKYAKEREAFGRPIGTNQSIAFTIARMQARAHTARTAYYDAAARMIAGLPFKTEASIAKIVAGEAAMDNARDACQVHGGYGFMNEYVVARHYRDSKILEIGEGTTEVQLMLVARSLGL
- a CDS encoding GNAT family N-acetyltransferase; protein product: MRDSWTQEARNPAHLVLGLAQPGDDVQLSATPDPFDVDPDPRPLPGAAGAQGLSVREDGVLVGRVSWHPVPHGPSFPCVALNIGITLLEEHRGRGLGTTAQRLLVEHLFATTDVHRVEASTDVDNAVEQRALAKVGFRREGVLRGAQLRGGTWRDLVLFSLLRGELG
- a CDS encoding hydroxymethylglutaryl-CoA lyase, encoding MPEYGITPTTGLPDRVRVYEVGARDGLQNEKTLVPTAVKVELVQRLVAAGHTAVETTSFVRPEWVPQLADAAELLDALGPAPDGVRMPVLVPNRRGLDRALAAGVREVAVFASATETFARRNLNRSLDESLAALTEVATAARAEGLAVRGYVSMCFGDPWEGAVDPAVVARVATALHDAGASEISLGDTIGVATPGSVVAVLDALVVPVDAVAVHFHDTYGQALANTLVALQHGVSCVDSAAGGLGGCPYAESATGNLATEDLLWQLHHLGISTGVDLDAMVATSAWMATQLGRPSPSRVVNALAPPALSPAVPTPQES
- a CDS encoding ABC transporter substrate-binding protein, which translates into the protein MFRARGRAAVAVLAIALTATACSTKAADSSSGGGGGASGEVKTGTGVTADTITVGQLTDLSGVFAALGKSITQAEQLYFDQLNTAGGVCNRKIEVVTKDHGYNVQNAVTLYQQMKDQVLGFPQVLGSPINAALLDQYTSDKPIAIPSAWAATLLSNKQIMIVGSTYDYEMINGIDYLLEKKVIKKGDKIGHIYFEGEYGANGLLGSTYAAEKNGLTIVEKKVKPTDTDLTAQVTDLKNQGVTAIALTVSPTSAASVAAVDAGIGLNVPIIANNPNFSPGLLKTAAAPALEKLFYGVASWQQPNGTDPGTAKFVADYKAKYPDSQLDGGLTWGYGAATAFTTVLKKACDNKDLTRDGMNTAFRSLSNVETGVVAPLDYSKPGAAPSTKAYIFRPDATVPGGLKQVSDGLYEGPTAGGYTPPALK
- a CDS encoding VOC family protein; this translates as MPIAGITDYHHVRITVTDFAVSKAFYDEVFGFDVAVAVPEDADQATKDALWWVFGGCVYSFPGGLLGLRPMAAAGDTFDSDRVGLDHLSFAVADRAALDAAAGTLDGLGVAHDGVKELTDAGIAILEFRDPDGVALELTAAL
- a CDS encoding branched-chain amino acid ABC transporter permease, translating into MSSDVEVAADARAGSGGSRASSPARRRRPTVPTLLRVLVVLVVAVLPLYLTSSLLQTGLFCMSAIIGAIGLNLLTGNTGQLSLAHAFFLAVGAYGYAFFAGTAPKIAGGSGASGLALPTVVAAVLAVLLTGALGLLFSPVSSRLRGIYLGIASLALVFVGQHVLFNAESFTGGFNGRSVPTFNLFGFVFDATEPQLYILNVPFGRFERLWYLGLVLVVLSYVFAKNLLRGRPGWAMQMVRDNEIAAAVMGVDVRRYKASAFVLSSMYAGLAGVLFGLTFSRIVPDTFGVDLSIQFLAMIIIGGLGTVGGAALGAVLVVALPQVLSQYGSSVPFLAAPGSGGVDAGSFARYVYGIAIVGFLIFEAGGLAAIGRRIAEAVGRRGRPAPPPAAPAPASAAPDVPASSP
- a CDS encoding ABC transporter ATP-binding protein — its product is MLEVKDLHVTYGGAVRALQGVTLSLPKGKVAALLGSNGAGKSTLLRTISGTLRMHRGAVTSGTVELDGGSLLKRDAAAIVTSGVVQVPEGRRIFGRMTVEENLRAGSVGNASRSSRGRLQDEVFEMFPVLADRRSGRAGLLSGGEQQMLAIGRALMAEPEVLLMDEPSLGLAPRIIGQIGRVISDINSRGVSVLLVEQNATMALDVADLAYVLDLGRVSLSGSADELAGTDAVRHLYLGESSPDATGMDGRPGSPVPGSAPRGLSRWVS